One region of Leptolyngbya sp. 'hensonii' genomic DNA includes:
- a CDS encoding SpoIID/LytB domain-containing protein, producing MFRPLAKHRIFKIFKKLGPWSVPVLSLPLLLPLVLAESMSQPLQPVGKSLKALSASVLTEWMAVPQFAPTLFTLNGQILAANSALPQQGRKIGQEGQVGSAVARQSGQSQKQMNAQRSVQPTPVVRQAVAPVGPTLELQVKVAEGAVLPVSTSTKGIVVDDSGRVLRGMQAMQPVYAQPGSQGINLNSWDAPTSIWIEASEGGFVFVGEHWYRGRVRLVLIQDSIVAVNHVDLEDYLPSVVGSEMYHDWSIEALKAQAVAARSYALVHYIRPAGTYYQIGSDEYFQVYKGLDSEAPSTREAVLQTTGQVLSYRGGVVESLYAASDDLVLEAHKGVGMSQEGAQKLASQGYSYLQILGNYYPGTTLAQLKPYQP from the coding sequence ATGTTTCGCCCGCTTGCCAAGCACCGCATTTTTAAGATCTTCAAGAAATTGGGTCCGTGGTCGGTTCCAGTCCTATCCCTCCCCCTACTTTTACCCCTGGTCCTGGCTGAGTCAATGTCCCAGCCTTTACAGCCCGTTGGCAAGTCGCTCAAGGCTTTAAGTGCTAGTGTTCTGACCGAGTGGATGGCGGTCCCTCAGTTCGCCCCAACCCTGTTCACCCTGAATGGTCAGATTCTGGCGGCGAATTCCGCGCTCCCTCAGCAAGGGCGCAAGATCGGGCAGGAGGGGCAGGTAGGATCTGCTGTGGCTCGACAGTCAGGACAATCTCAAAAGCAGATGAATGCTCAGCGATCGGTCCAGCCTACCCCAGTTGTTCGTCAGGCTGTTGCACCGGTTGGCCCAACCCTGGAATTGCAGGTCAAGGTCGCTGAAGGGGCCGTTCTGCCAGTTAGTACTTCTACGAAGGGGATTGTGGTCGATGATTCAGGCCGGGTGCTGCGTGGGATGCAGGCGATGCAACCGGTATATGCCCAACCGGGTTCTCAAGGCATAAATCTGAACTCCTGGGACGCTCCAACCTCGATCTGGATTGAAGCTAGCGAAGGGGGCTTTGTCTTTGTCGGAGAACATTGGTATCGGGGGCGGGTCCGGTTGGTCCTGATTCAGGATAGTATCGTGGCGGTTAATCACGTTGATCTGGAAGATTACCTCCCCAGTGTGGTAGGCAGCGAAATGTACCACGATTGGTCTATAGAGGCCCTGAAGGCTCAGGCGGTAGCGGCCCGATCCTACGCACTGGTTCACTATATTCGGCCAGCAGGAACCTACTATCAGATTGGTTCAGATGAATATTTTCAGGTTTACAAAGGGCTGGACAGTGAGGCCCCCTCAACTCGTGAGGCTGTCCTGCAAACAACGGGTCAGGTGCTCAGCTATCGGGGCGGTGTGGTTGAATCCCTGTATGCCGCTTCGGATGATCTGGTGCTGGAAGCTCACAAAGGTGTTGGGATGAGTCAGGAAGGAGCCCAAAAACTGGCTTCTCAGGGATATAGCTACCTCCAGATCCTGGGAAATTACTATCCAGGGACAACGCTGGCCCAACTGAAACCTTATCAGCCATAG
- a CDS encoding VanZ family protein, translating into MKRLNSGHDGLASYGWVITCIAYCGLLLGICAFAYLGILPTQLAQIPFYDTIGHFVLLGLASYFIHQALNHRRVRLFSLSLPLGPLLVGLFATSDETIQALSPQRTFSLTDLAASLLGILCFYWLAKRSAR; encoded by the coding sequence ATGAAGCGGTTAAATTCTGGCCACGATGGTTTAGCAAGTTATGGGTGGGTAATAACCTGCATCGCCTATTGTGGCCTGCTGTTGGGCATTTGTGCCTTCGCTTACTTGGGAATTCTACCAACCCAATTGGCCCAAATTCCGTTCTACGACACGATCGGCCATTTTGTTCTTCTGGGTCTAGCCTCCTATTTCATCCATCAGGCCCTCAACCATCGCCGGGTCAGACTCTTTTCCCTTTCCCTGCCTCTGGGTCCTCTGTTAGTAGGATTGTTCGCAACCTCTGACGAAACCATTCAGGCGCTGTCTCCCCAGCGCACCTTTAGTTTGACTGACCTAGCTGCCAGTTTATTGGGCATCTTGTGCTTTTACTGGCTAGCCAAGCGCTCAGCCCGGTAA